One genomic window of Elaeis guineensis isolate ETL-2024a chromosome 2, EG11, whole genome shotgun sequence includes the following:
- the LOC105036130 gene encoding multiple C2 domain and transmembrane region protein 14, which translates to MTDGGSRKVVVEVCNARNLMPKDGHGTASAFVIVDFDGQRRRTKTKLRDLNPQWDEKLEFLVHDPDALPTETLEINVYNDKKTGRRSTFLGKVKISGASLLAWRGTSEAEAQASPLVYYPLEKRSVFSQIKGEIGLRICYVDEPPPPAAAATEACPAAAEQKPDDPQAAVQEKKVEGNGKPPATVTDGEKLKEEKSEDKPSASKEDEKKDSPLGNPKQESTPAAGDASKPNEEKQGPPLPPSPAKDPHHSSFSDLEIRAVTSERAGGSSYDLVDRVPYLFVRVLKAKRGGSADAWRPCYAKVVIGSHSVQTRTIKSADWDQVFAFHKDSLNSTALEVSVWEEEEEEEKKEGGDDNNNEVVDASLGSASFDLQEIPKRSSQDSPLAPQWYTLEGPPEGSLGNDVMLAVWIGTQADEAFQEAWQSDSGGLIVHTRSKVYLSPKLRYLRLTVIQTQDLRFPSPPSLVNPESKAARPPELYVKAQLGSQLFKTGRVALCTSSSSANPSWNEDLLFVAAEPFEPFLTIVVEDATAGKSVGQARVALSSVHRRLDDWAEPPSRWLNLAGGDAERPYAGRVHVRVCLEGGYHVLDEAAHVASDVRAASKQLSKPPVGQLEVGVRWAANLVPMKVAKDGASGSTDPYVVLKYGPKWARTRTILDNFNPRWNEQYAWDVFDPCTVLTVAVFDNVRFNISDNSKKDVRIGKVRIRLSTLDTNRVYSKTFPLTAIQPTGAKKMGELALAVRFSCSSWLSLIQAYGNPMLPRMHYVRPLGPAQQDVLRGTAMRIVSARLARSEPPLGPEVVQYVLDTDAHAWSMRRSKANWFRVVGCLSKAAGVARWVHSIRTWERPSTTVLVHVLLATVALWPNLILPTAFLYLFLILIWRYYQARPREPSGMDPRLSQVDTVGPDELDEELDGFPTARAVEVVRVRYDRLRVVAGRAQALLGDVAAQGERVEALLAWRDPRATAIFVVLCLLASVVSYAVPFRILALAMGFYYMRHPRFRDDMPSAAFNFFRRLPSLSDRII; encoded by the coding sequence ATGACAGATGGCGGGAGCCGGAAGGTGGTGGTGGAGGTTTGCAACGCGAGGAATCTGATGCCCAAGGACGGGCATGGAACGGCGAGCGCATTCGTGATCGTGGACTTCGACGGGCAGCGGCGGCGGACCAAGACCAAGCTTCGCGACCTCAACCCCCAGTGGGACGAGAAGCTCGAGTTTCTGGTCCACGACCCCGACGCCCTGCCCACCGAGACCCTCGAGATCAACGTCTACAACGACAAGAAGACCGGCCGCCGCAGCACCTTTCTCGGCAAGGTCAAGATCTCCGGCGCCAGCCTTCTCGCCTGGAGGGGGACGTCCGAGGCCGAGGCCCAGGCCTCCCCGTTGGTTTACTATCCCTTGGAGAAGAGGAGTGTCTTCTCTCAGATCAAGGGAGAGATCGGCCTCCGGATCTGCTACGTCGACGAGCCACCGCCGCCGGCTGCTGCTGCCACCGAAGCTTGTCCGGCTGCGGCCGAACAAAAGCCCGACGACCCGCAGGCTGCCGTGCAGGAGAAGAAGGTTGAGGGAAATGGTAAGCCACCGGCGACGGTGACGGACGGGGAGAAACTGAAGGAGGAGAAATCAGAGGACAAGCCATCCGCTTCTAAAGAAGATGAGAAGAAGGACTCGCCACTGGGAAATCCAAAGCAGGAGTCCACTCCGGCCGCCGGCGATGCTTCAAAACCGAATGAAGAGAAGCAAGGACCACCCCTGCCGCCGTCCCCGGCGAAGGATCCGCATCACTCCAGCTTCAGCGACCTCGAGATCCGAGCCGTCACCAGCGAGCGCGCCGGTGGGAGCTCGTACGATCTCGTGGACCGCGTCCCATACCTCTTCGTCCGTGTCCTTAAAGCGAAGCGCGGGGGATCCGCCGATGCCTGGCGTCCCTGTTACGCCAAGGTGGTCATCGGGAGTCACAGCGTCCAAACGCGAACAATCAAGTCCGCGGACTGGGATCAGGTGTTCGCCTTCCACAAGGACAGCCTGAATTCCACCGCTTTGGAGGTGTCTGtttgggaggaggaggaggaggaggagaaaaaagaGGGCGGCGACGATAACAATAATGAGGTAGTCGACGCGAGCCTCGGGTCCGCGTCGTTCGACCTCCAGGAGATCCCCAAGCGGTCCTCGCAGGACAGTCCCCTCGCCCCCCAGTGGTACACTTTGGAAGGACCGCCGGAGGGCTCGCTGGGGAACGATGTCATGCTCGCGGTCTGGATCGGGACCCAGGCGGACGAGGCGTTCCAGGAGGCGTGGCAGTCGGACTCCGGCGGCCTGATCGTGCACACAAGGTCCAAGGTCTACCTCTCCCCCAAGCTGCGGTACCTCCGGCTCACGGTCATCCAGACCCAGGACCTGAGGTTCCCTTCTCCGCCTTCGCTGGTAAATCCCGAGTCCAAGGCGGCCCGGCCTCCAGAGCTCTACGTGAAGGCCCAGCTGGGCTCGCAGCTCTTCAAGACCGGGCGGGTGGCGCTCTGCACCTCCTCCAGCTCCGCCAATCCCAGCTGGAACGAGGACCTCCTCTTCGTGGCCGCGGAGCCCTTCGAACCTTTCCTCACGATCGTGGTGGAGGACGCGACCGCAGGCAAGTCCGTGGGCCAGGCGAGGGTGGCGCTCTCGAGCGTCCATCGGCGCCTGGACGACTGGGCTGAGCCGCCATCGCGGTGGCTGAACCTGGCCGGCGGCGACGCGGAGCGGCCCTATGCGGGTCGGGTGCACGTGCGGGTCTGCCTGGAAGGCGGATACCACGTGCTGGACGAAGCGGCACACGTGGCGAGCGACGTCCGCGCGGCCTCGAAGCAGCTGTCGAAGCCCCCAGTCGGGCAGCTCGAGGTGGGGGTCCGGTGGGCGGCCAACCTGGTGCCGATGAAGGTGGCCAAGGACGGGGCCAGCGGGTCCACAGATCCGTACGTGGTGCTCAAGTACGGGCCCAAGTGGGCCCGCACGCGGACCATTCTCGACAACTTCAACCCCCGGTGGAACGAGCAGTACGCCTGGGACGTGTTCGACCCCTGCACCGTCCTCACCGTCGCCGTCTTCGACAATGTCCGGTTCAACATTAGTGATAATAGCAAAAAGGATGTGCGGATCGGGAAGGTCCGGATCCGGCTGTCGACGCTGGACACGAACCGGGTGTATTCGAAGACGTTTCCGCTGACGGCGATCCAGCCGACGGGGGCGAAGAAGATGGGGGAGCTGGCACTGGCGGTCCGGTTCAGCTGCTCTTCGTGGTTGAGCCTGATCCAGGCGTATGGTAACCCGATGCTGCCGCGGATGCACTACGTGCGCCCGCTGGGTCCGGCACAGCAGGACGTGCTGCGGGGAACGGCCATGCGGATCGTGTCGGCCCGGCTGGCCCGGTCGGAGCCGCCGCTGGGGCCGGAGGTGGTGCAGTACGTGCTGGACACGGACGCGCACGCCTGGAGCATGCGTCGGAGCAAGGCCAACTGGTTCCGGGTTGTGGGGTGCCTCTCCAAGGCCGCCGGGGTGGCCCGCTGGGTCCACTCCATCCGCACGTGGGAGCGCCCCTCCACCACCGTGCTTGTACACGTGCTGCTGGCCACCGTGGCGCTCTGGCCCAACCTCATCCTGCCCACCGCGTTCTTGTATCTGTTCTTGATACTGATATGGAGGTACTACCAGGCGCGGCCGAGGGAGCCGAGCGGGATGGACCCGCGGCTGTCGCAGGTGGACACGGTGGGGCCGGATGAGCTTGACGAGGAGCTGGACGGGTTCCCGACGGCGCGGGCGGTGGAGGTGGTGCGGGTGCGCTACGACCGGCTGAGGGTGGTGGCCGGGAGGGCCCAGGCGCTGCTGGGGGACGTGGCGGCGCAGGGAGAGCGGGTGGAGGCGTTGCTTGCCTGGCGGGATCCACGGGCCACCGCCATCTTCGTGGTCCTCTGCCTTCTGGCCTCCGTGGTCTCCTACGCGGTGCCCTTCCGGATACTGGCTTTGGCGATGGGATTCTACTACATGCGGCATCCCAGGTTCCGCGACGACATGCCGTCGGCGGCCTTTAACTTCTTCCGCCGCCTGCCCTCCCTCTCCGACAGGATCATCTAG